The bacterium genome includes the window GGATCGAGAAAACCTTGCTCTTGCTTTCATTAGAATCCCCTGCGCCGGTTGTCAAGCAGGGAAGCAAATGGCAGCTGACTGCTGCAAGATTGAATGAGTCATTCTGGCAGCGCGCTGAAAGATTGACCCGGCTGCGATATCATGAAAAAAAACAAATGCAGGACTATATCAAGTTGGAATTCGGCCATATGGGCTATCTGATCCAGGCTCTGGATGGTGACCTCACACATCTGACGCCACCTCCCCTGCCCATCCTGCCCAGGACAGTGAATCCTCTTTTTATCCAAAAGGCCATCGACTTTTTACGACGAACAAATCTACCCATCGAGCCGCGCAAGAAATGGCCTGCGGGCGGCTTGCGGCGTTACGGCCTCAAGGGGCCAATTCCTCTTGAGCTGCAAGCGGAACCTGGAAGAGCCTTGAGCGTATATGGCGATGCTGGCTGGGGTGGAATGGTCTATCAAGGTAAATACAAATTGCATAGATTTCCGGATGAATTGGTTACAGCCTGCATTCGCATGCTGGAAGAATGGAATCCTGATCCAGCTCCCGCATGGGTGACCTGTATCCCTTCACTGCGCCATCCCGATCTGGTGCCGGATTTTGCCAGACGATTGGCGGCTGCACTTGCTCTGCCATTTCAGCCTGTTCTGATAAAAGATGAAGAACGGCCGGAACAAAAACAAATGGCCAACAGTGTACAACAAGCACGCAACATAGATGGTGCATTGGGGCTCGCTAATCAGATAGTACCATCCACATCTGTTCTATTAGTCGACGATATGGTGGATTCGAGGTGGACCATGACGGTAGCCGCATGGCTGCTCCGTTCGCATGGGAGCGGCAGAGTCTTTCCACTTGCATTATCTTTAGCCGGTAAAGGATAACTATCGTGTCCCTATCATCAAATACCAAAGCGATCCTGCTGCTGACATCTCCGCTGCAGGTCGGGCGAACAACGCCGCAATACGAGATCCTGACCCAGGGGGAATATAAACGACTGGCGCAATTCCTGCAACGTGAGGGGCTGCAACCTGCTGACTTGCTCTCAGAGGGCGCACAGAGCACTCTTCAGAAGGCCAAGGAGATTGTTGATCCAATACGGTTGCAAAGTTTATTGGGCCGGGGATTTCAGCTCAGCCAGGCGGTCGAGCACTGGCAGGCACGGGCGATATGGGTGGTCAGCCGAGCTGATGCGGAGTATCCACGAAGAATAAAATCAAGGCTCAAAGATAACGCTCCGGCCATTTTCTATGGGTGCGGCAGCAGGATGCTGCTGGATTCAGGCGGTCTTGCCGTAGTGGGGAGCAGGCACGTGGATGAGACCCTTATTCATTACACGGAAAATATTGGACGACTCGCTGCGCAATCGTCCGTGACCATTATCTCCGGTGGCGCCCGCGGGATCGATCAGGCAGCCATGCGCGGCGCTCTGGAGAACGGCGGCCGGGTGATTGGCGTTTTGGCAGACAGCTTGGAGCTGGCAGCCTTGAATAGAGAAAACAGGAATTTCCTACTGGATGATCAGCTGGTACTCCTATCGCCCTATGATCCATCTGCCGGATTCCATGTTGGCACAGCCATGGCGCGCAACAAACTGATCTACGCCTTCTCCGACGCAGCCCTGGTCGTCAACTCGGATCTGCATAAGGGAGGCACTTGGGCCGGCGCCACTGAGCAATTGGAAAAATTGCATCTGGCGCCCGTCTATGTGCGTGACGGAGAAAAGGCCAGTCCCGGATTAAGCGCCCTCCGGCAAAAGGGCGCCCTGATCTGGCCGGAACCGCAGACAAAAGAAGAGTTACAGGACTTGTTAACGATGCAGCAAACGCCAGAGAGTAGACTCGCTGAACCAGCCGAGGTTGCCATTAGTGTCCATGAAGAAGCTGGCGAAGAATATCATCCAGCTAACCAGGGTATCACTGTATTGAGGCTCAAGTCTTTGGGGCAGGGCAAGGAGGATGGGGCAGGGTACCGGTTGATTCTGGGTAAAATGTCAGGGTCTGCGCTCCCCAGGACTGCAGCTGAAATTGCCGCTGAGTTGGGGCTGCCAGCCAAAGAAGCTAAAAAGTGTCTCGAGCAACTAGTAAGAGAAAACTTGCTGCGCAAGAAAGGAAGACCGGCCAAATATTTTCCGGCGGAGCAGGAATTTTCGTTTTAGTGTAACTAATCTTTCCACCTTGCTTGATCCAGATTTTTTAACCGTTGATCGGCATAATAATCGGCGTCGCCAGTCCCTCTTCCCCGCTCCTCAGGGGGAAAAGGACATGCTAGAGGGCGTGGCGGGAAAAACCAGGAAACTGGTTCTTCATTTTCTCCTTGAATCAATGAGAAATATTGTCTTATTTCTCCTTTAAAAAAGGAGAATTAAATATCCGCTGAACCCTGCGCATCAGATCAGCGCGGCAAGGAGGCGGTCCGCCGAGAGAACGCGAATGTCGTTTCTGATGAAATTG containing:
- a CDS encoding DNA-processing protein DprA, which translates into the protein MTIVSLSSNTKAILLLTSPLQVGRTTPQYEILTQGEYKRLAQFLQREGLQPADLLSEGAQSTLQKAKEIVDPIRLQSLLGRGFQLSQAVEHWQARAIWVVSRADAEYPRRIKSRLKDNAPAIFYGCGSRMLLDSGGLAVVGSRHVDETLIHYTENIGRLAAQSSVTIISGGARGIDQAAMRGALENGGRVIGVLADSLELAALNRENRNFLLDDQLVLLSPYDPSAGFHVGTAMARNKLIYAFSDAALVVNSDLHKGGTWAGATEQLEKLHLAPVYVRDGEKASPGLSALRQKGALIWPEPQTKEELQDLLTMQQTPESRLAEPAEVAISVHEEAGEEYHPANQGITVLRLKSLGQGKEDGAGYRLILGKMSGSALPRTAAEIAAELGLPAKEAKKCLEQLVRENLLRKKGRPAKYFPAEQEFSF